The following are encoded together in the Rhizoctonia solani chromosome 10, complete sequence genome:
- a CDS encoding Retrotransposable element Tf2 protein, producing the protein MHPCTAESLRLPLIDLPTPQTVTMLNGLSPQAGKIWKNAILTFSLDGKRMTETFLICNTGSHAAILGLKWLDAHNLEIDWNMHTITFPHAPPEHVTIAKEEEADKNPLEGVPSKYHQYAKVFGEEEFNKLPPHRHYDIGIELTEEGPLNLPLYSMTDAKSATLKDWLRDELKAGKICPSKSSISSPVMFVPKKDGSRQLVVDYCCLNNRTKKNVYPLPCPDDLMAQLRGAKIFSKLDLQWGYNNV; encoded by the coding sequence ATGCACCCCTGTACCGCAgaatcactccgcctcccactgATAGACCTCCCTACTCCCCaaaccgttactatgctcaatgggttgagcccccaggctggcaaaatctggaagaatgCTATCCttaccttctcccttgatggcaaacgcatgACAGAGACCTTTTTAAtatgcaatacagggtcccacgctgccatcttgggattgaaatggctggATGCCCATAATctggaaattgattggaacatgcATACCATCACCTTCCCTCACGCCCCTCCTGAACACGTgaccattgccaaagaggaagaagctgacaaaaatccgcttgaaggagtaccctccaagtaccaccagtatgctaaggtatttggggaagaagaattcaacaagcttcccccacatAGGCACTATGACATTGGAATTGAGCTAACGGAAGAAGGTCCGCTTAACTTGCCCCTGTACAGCATGACCGATGCCAAATCCGCTACGCTCAAAGATTGGCTTAGGGATGAACTCAAAGCCGGAAAGATCtgtcccagcaaatcatCAATCAGCTctcctgtcatgtttgtcccaaaaaaggatggctcacGCCAATTGGTAGTTGACTATTGTTGCCTGAATAACAGGACTAAAAAGAACGTGTATCCATTACCCTGCCCAGATGATCTGATGGCCCAATTACGTGGTGCCAAGATATTCTCCAAACTGGATTTACAATGGGGATACAATAATGTCTGA
- a CDS encoding Retrotransposable element Tf2 protein — translation MTFGLTNAPAAFQHFMNKLFKDLLDVCVIIYLDNILIYSKDDASHAQHVHKVLRCLMENQLFCKASKCTFHVTLVEYLGIIVSDKGFSLDKLKIQAIQEWPTPTKVKEVQSFLGFANFLHQFVANFSHMARPLHNLVKKDTLWKWGTREQESFQGLKDAITNAPVLCHADPSKPYYLETDASGTALGSILSQQQEDGCLHPLGFLLESFKGAKQNYDTHNKELLAIIRSFEYWRIFLEGTLHPITVFTNHRNLEYWKESRTFNHRHARWHLLLAGYNFQIVYRPGKQSGKPDTLSRRTNHANIPPDSQTMLPSPIFANVALVLPETELQHQIESSLDQDKSLEEILQFLQNKSKAPPSIKQAFKDYKMEASLLFYQGRIVVLDVGTLQTELLRIYHDSPLAGHPGRQRTLELILHVYYWPGIWADTYWHVDSCKTCQQIWKPKYSLILPQPLELPTRPWQHISYNMIVDLPKDSNNDSILVIVDSFTKYVILVECSKKLKAPALAELFLQHVWKRYGMPEKTVSDCGRVFNNKFLKVLYQHLGIDPHFSLAYHPQSNGQTEQVNPTVKHFLQAYSGINQKDWVKWLPMVEFAYNNAVHSSTSKSPFKALYRWEPSLTPSNVPMDVPEADNLAAQMEAQWREIEAALQQSKTRMTAGETGEPLEFEIREEAWLDAKNVKLKTLSPKLTNQRLGPFKITKKISNQAYRLELLPSMRIHNIFYIGLLSKVKRDKKQAFKNCPPPITVDGEEEYKVEGITDAEERGGKWFFRVKWKGYGHKENTWEPQENL, via the coding sequence atgacctttggcctaaCCAACGCTCCTGCCGCATTTCagcactttatgaacaagtTATTTAAGGATttgcttgatgtatgcgtcatcatctaccttgacaacatcctgatctattccaaggatgacgcatcacaTGCACAACATGTTCACAAGGTCTTAAGATGTCTCATGGAGAatcagttgttctgcaaggcatccaagtgcaCTTTCCATGTTACATTGGTGGAATACTTAGGGATAATTGTATCAGATAAAGGgtttagcctggataagctcaaaatccaggccaTTCAGGAATGGCCAACCCCAACAAAGGTCAAAGAGGTTCAGTCATTcttagggtttgccaatttcctacaccagtttgttgccaacttcagccataTGGCCAGGCCATTACATAACCTGGTCAAAAAAGATACACTGTGGAAATGGGGTACAAGGGAGCAAGAATCATTCCAAGGCCTGAAGGACGCTATCACAAATGCCCCGGTACTCTGTCACGCTGACCCATCCAAACCCTATTACCTGGAAACGGACGCATCCGGCACAGCTTTAGGTTCCATACTTagtcaacaacaggaagacggTTGCCTACACCCACTAGGGTTTCTGttggaatcattcaagggtgccaaacaaaactatgacacccacaataaggaacttcTGGCCATTATCCGGTCAtttgaatattggcgcatcttcctggaGGGGACCCTACACCCCATTACTGTGTTCACCAACCACcggaatctggagtactggaaggaatcccggACATTTAACCACCgccatgccagatggcaTCTATTGTTAGCCggatacaacttccagattgtatACCGTCCAGGAAAACAGTCTGGAAAACCTGACACTCTCTCACGCCGCACCAATCACGCCAACATTCCCCCTGACAGCCAAACCATGTTACCTAGCCCTAtctttgccaacgttgcccTAGTACTACCAGAAACAGAGCTACAGCACCAAATAGAATCATCCCTGGACCAGGacaaatccttggaagagatcctccaattcctccaaaacaaatccaaggcaccaccTTCCATTAAACAAGCATTCAAGGACTACAAAATGGAAGCCAGTCTGCTGTTCTACCAGGGAAGGATTGTGGTACTGGATGTTGGGACCCTGCAAACGGAGCTTTTACGCATCTaccatgacagccccttggcaggccATCCTGGAAGGCAAAGAACCCTAGAGCTGATCTTGCACgtctactactggccaggcatTTGGGCTGACACctattggcatgtggattcctgcAAAACTTGCCAACAAATCTGGAAACCAAAGTACTCTTTGATTCTGCCTCAACCCCTTGAACTCCCTACTAGGCCATGGCAACATATCtcctacaacatgattgttgACTTACCAAAGGACAGTAACAATGATtccatcctggtcattgtagacagcttcaccaaatacgtcattttggtggaatgttccaagaagctcaaggcaccGGCACTGGCGGAACTGTTCCTACAACATGTCTGGAAACGTTATGGAATGCCTGAAAAGACAGTATCAGATTgtggaagggtcttcaataataAGTTCCTCAAGGTGCTGTACCAGCActtaggaatagacccccacttctccttggcgtACCACCCCCAAAGCAATGGCCAGACAGAACAAGTGAACCCCACAGTCAAGCACTTCCTACAAGCTTATTCAGGGATCAACCAAAAGGattgggtcaaatggttacctatggtggaatttgcctacaacaatgcagtACACAGCAGCACCAGCAAATCCCCATTCAAGGCACTATACAGATGGGAACCTTCACTTACCCCAAGTAACGTCCCAATGGATgtccctgaggcagacaACTTAGCCGCccaaatggaagcacaatggaggGAAATAGAAGCAGCACTCCAGCAGTCTAAGACACGCATGACAGccggagaaacaggagaaccaTTGGAATTTGAGATCAGAGAAGAGGCCTGGttagacgccaagaatgtgaAACTtaagaccctgagtcctaAGCTGACCAATCAACGCCTAGGACCCTTCAAaataaccaagaaaatctccaatcAAGCTTACCGGCTGGAATTACTGCCGTCCATGAGGATACACAACATCTTCTACATAGGGCTGCTATCTAAGGTGAAAAGAGACAAGAAACAAGCCTTCAAGAATTGCCCACCACCAAtcaccgtggatggggaagaggagTACAAGGTAGAAGGGATAACGGACGCAGAGGAAAGAGGTGGtaaatggttcttccgggttaaatggaagggctatggccACAAAGAGAAtacatgggaaccccaagaaaacctcTAA
- a CDS encoding Retrotransposon-derived protein PEG10, translating to MASAPPPPAPVAAYPAPVKVDHPDAYTGKIGSEAKQWLTMMLAWTRLNLRMFPTDQEVLSFLLMNMKDSAGAWAHPHLNQLGSHQAIIQTVEGFKVEFLAAFGNPDTTRAAKRKITTLTQSGTCADYITKFRTLAMELDWNDMVLRGQFACGLHWEVSRQIATCKHRPRTLLKLQNAALIIDNALREEQASHPPKDNKSSRPSNPARGTSTGQATSGSKKLSNNPNFVLEEEQNRCHAAGACIKCGKMGHKFAECRTGWKATPIKDKGKAKETAKIGKDSKYQLGKE from the exons atgG catctgcccctcctccaccagcTCCAGTTGCCGCATACCctgccccggtcaaagtagaccatccagatgcctatacaggcaagattgggagtgaagccaagcaatggcttaCAATgatgctggcctggaccaGGCTGAACTTGCGCATGTTTCCCACGGACCAAGAAGTCCTATCCTTCCTTCtcatgaatatgaaggattccgcgggagcatgggcccacccacacctcaaccagcttggatcacaccaAGCTATCATCCAAACTGTTGAGGGGTTCAAGGTAgagttcctggcagcatttggcaaccctgacaccacaagggccgccaagCGGAAGATCACCACCCTTACtcagtccggcacatgcgcagactatatcacaaagttcagaacccttgccatggaactggactggaatgacaTGGTCCTTAGAGGCCAATTTGCctgtggcctccactgggaggtcagccgccaaattgcaACCTGCAAACACCGTCCCCGCACCCTCctcaagctgcagaatgcagcactcatcattgacaacgccctccgtgaggagcAAGCTAGCCATCCACCAAaggataataagtctagcagaccatctaaccccgcaagggggaccaGTACTGGCCAAGCCACTTccggttcaaagaaactctccaacaatCCTAattttgtgttggaagaagagCAAAACCGCTGCCATGCCGCAGGCGCCTGTATCAAATGtggcaaaatgggccacaagtttgcggagtgccgcacgggctggaaagccacccccATCAAAGACAAGGGGAAGGCTAAAGAGACTGCCAAGAtaggcaaagactccaagtaccaattgggaaaagagtaa
- a CDS encoding major facilitator superfamily transporter, which yields MGVPDHHEHERTTSEDARPPSRSANLREEQDHPSALPVGFARGLVITLACTLAMVNNIMSGASISIALPEIGKDLGISQADLQWLVSAYSLTSGCFLLLFGRLADLFGRKKAFLLGNVWFLAWAIGCGFAPDAISLDVMRALQGMGAAATIPSAVGILAHEFPPSAARSIAFATFSAGAPLGGAIGFVIGGLMTEYTSVRWRGVFYVSAGLAALTILAGALGIHRDTPSEEQDRRIDWVGAFLSTAALVLLTFSLAQSSSAPDGWRTPYIPVILVISILLLGCFVYWEHYLETRTSRPPLMRLGLWTRANGKFAAIQLVVLFNWSCFTTWQFFVTWVFYCSPSTRFLTILLATKSIWGCLLLLPMSVSGLLCNLVIALFIGRISGTILIAVGCFFTGLAALLFAVIKPSLTYWAFGFPAAAVVVFGADFMFATGSIFVAKVALPHEQSLAGGIFNTLNQLGTAFGLAIASVVNNSVYRQSVRASGDEVESLLLGYRAAFWTCFGFGMAALVLTLVFLRGIGIVGHETKSDDEGSREKGGV from the exons ATGGGTGTTCCTGACCATCATGAGCACGAGCGCACGACGTCCGAGGATGCACGTCCGCCTTCACGATCGGCGAACTTGCGAGAGGAGCAAGATCATCCCAGTGCGCTCCCAGTTGGATTCGCTCGGGGATTAGTTATCACCTTGGCTTGCACACTTGCCATGGTGAATAAT ATCATGTCGGGAGCCTCGATATCTATTGCATTGCCCGAGATAGGCAAGGATTTGGGTATATCCCAAGCCGATCTCCAGTGGCTGGTCTCTGCATATTCTCTAACTTCG GGATGCTTTCTCTTGTTGTTCGGTCGGCTAGCAGATCTCTTTGGACGGAAAAAGGCATTTTTGCTCGGAAACGTTTGGTTCTTGGCATGGGCAATTGGCTGTGGTTTCGCACCCGACGCCATTTCGCTCGATGTCATGCGTGCTCTTCAGGGCATGGGGGCAGCAGCGACAATTCCTTCTGCG GTCGGTATCCTTGCACACGAGTTTCCCCCTTCAGCAGCCCGATCGATCGCTTTTGCCACTTTTAGCGCTGGTGCGCCTCTGGGAGGTGCGATCGGGTTCGTCATTGGCGGACTGATGACCGAATACACCAG TGTCCGATGGAGAGGGGTCTTTTATGTCAGCGCCGGACTTGCCGCGCTCACTATTCTCGCTGGTGCCTTGGGAATTCATAGAGACACACCCTCGGAGGAGCAGGATCGACGGATCGACTGGGTCGGTGCATTCTTGTCCACCGCTGCCTTGGTCCTTTTGACGTTCTCGTTGGCCCAATCTTCCTCGGCACCGGACGGCTGGCGAACGCCTT ACATTCCCGTGATACTCGTAATATCCATCTTGTTATTGGGTTGCTTTGTCTATTGGGAACACTACCTCGAAACACGCACTAGCCGACCTCCGCTCATGCGTCTAGGACTATGGACTCGCGCCAACGGGAAATTCGCAGCCATTCAATTGGTTGTCCTCTTCAACTGGTCGTGTTTTACCACTTGGCAGTTCTTTGTCACA TGGGTGTTTTATTGCTCTCCATCTACTCGTTTCTTAACAATATTGCTAGCTACCAAGAGTATTTGGGGCTGTCTCCT ATTACTCCCCATGTCGGTCAGCGGGTTACTTTGTAAT CTCGTCATCGCTCTCTTTATTGGCCGCATCTCGGGAACAATACTCATCG CGGTCGGATGCTTCTTCACCGGACTGGCCGCACTACTCTTTGCAGTGATAAAACCATCGCTCACATACTGGGCATTCGGCTTCCCAGCCGCAGCCGTAGTCGTATTCGGAGCCGACTT CATGTTCGCGACCGGCTCCATCTTCGTTGCCAAAGTCGCACTCCCGCACGAACAAAGTCTGGCCGGGGGGATCTTCAACACGCTCAACCAGCTCGGTACCGCATTCGGCCTGGCCATCGCGAGCGTCGTCAATAACAGCGTGTATCGCCAGTCGGTGCGCGCGTCGGGGGACGAGGTCGAGTCGTTGCTTTTAGGGTACCGCGCTGCtttttggacttgttttggGTTTGGTATGGCAG CGCTGGTTCTTACTTTGGTTTTCCTCCGTGGGATTGGGATTGTAGGGCACGAGACGAAGAGTGATGATGAGGGGTCTAGAGAAAAGGGGGGAGTGTAA
- a CDS encoding peptidase C14 has protein sequence MSSTGKKKGIRNFIGRSKNKLKAVFASARASDVPIFAPSTHTDAQSLQAEPATHKGTVPAASSSRLSDVDQPSAAINSFDGAYVTTDTAASTVPRSATSEPSVLQTLVSTLRSLQESAVVFPPLQAAIGGLVSCVERIELSVTHHNEMVDLATRLSSLSASLRRHIEVSKSDEVSEFLEAKARSVEEQVDIIRSKQGRGKTGYYRQAEQDEEDILRGYRRIAEILGDLQTEASLNMWHIVAEQRADSRLDALSPADSAVYNSLLSHEVNRRACTKNTRSQILRELDQWSLDQTKPNVFWMNGMAGTGKTTIAYTFAKSLNDRGALGASFFCTRTSDECRDVGRIVPTIAHQLAQYSPSFRSALLRVLEREPRVKSQSIDSQYEKLIKEPLSKVKTKMTKGLVVVIDALDECNNPNGVGTILDVLFRIAPGLPLKFFVASRPEPDIRHRVEAQPEHSRSMCALHDIEALLVQADIELYIRDELPDSVSESDLIQLANLSKNLFIYAATAIRYIRRKGTMVDQDRLEAILSSALNLGSRHAAIDELYTTILKAATDELEQDPEEQEQMRRILWTAVCAREPVDVDTLAALTGIKPTKADMLLQSLYSVLHVSGRKSKITTLHASFPDFLFDKARSTRFYCDEAKHSQLLGERCFKVMEDQLRFNICGLESSFVTDSEVENIEDRITRSISPALSYTAHYWGDHVVKSTPCEAVRKGLRYFLSYRLLSWMEVMSLKRTLDKGISMLSALNPWLTGESGSSDLMQSVNDSRIFVSKYAAGSVSQSTPHIYISALAFCHHSSSVHKQYWGRTRGLLRLQGSAIEQSQTAILATWPIHSTPHSLAFSPAESRFAVGCYNGTVHILHGHSGAVALGPLEGHTEFVNCVVFSPDGSLLASASNDGTVLVRDAQTGNCIYDVIRGHNDRVMSVCFSPNGKHLLSGSRDQTTRMWDSGNGSLIPNSIKRHPDGVNCTAFSPDGKLIACGLWSHERPIVVYDASTGESLPFPFDAHQSPVSSIAFSPNSKHLLTGHVYGDLRVLSLDDGTATHSPPKVHSQEITSIRFSPLGDKLVTGSHDKCVYIWDVENGYSSPCLLGTHDDHVSSTAFSPDGTRVASCSQRGVKMWNALHSTSAHTSHRNTPTEGVRSIAISPDGSRIAAAGFDKVIYMFNAHDGTPILEPLVGHTNTIFSVAFSPNGRYLASGGIDGICLWDATSGKLLSDGLGVDEGWVDSISLSPNSRHIVSASHAWKTSNQKITCVRVWEVDDGTLTPTNLVRRHEDEVESVAFSPDGERVVSGCGDRNIRMWDSKTLSLVFNPFGSWKYTSDITSVIFSFDGRLVASASSDGTICIFDSHSGGLVLGPLDAHQYSVESIVFSPDSCHIASGSVDGSVRVWRVADGAPACEPLQGHQGWVDSVVYSSDGAYIVSGSRDSTIRVWKAPGTGATPGPSGPDPLTADLRERHRAIAGGLTIDGNGWVRNRHSQLLFWVPSDMLKLFPALESVYTIGPEGILHTDYNQPLLLGEEWHGCYVG, from the exons ATGTCCTCTACAGGAAAAAAGAAAGGCATTCGCAACTTCATAGGACGCTCAAAGAATAAACTCAAAGCAGTGTTTGCTTCCGCCCGCGCATCAGATGTCCCGATTTTTGCACCCTCTACTCACACCGACGCTCAGTCGTTACAAGCGGAGCCAGCTACTCACAAAGGCACGGTGCCTGCTGCCAGCTCATCACGGCTTTCAGACGTAGATCAACCGTCAGCCGCAATAAATTCGTTCGACGGTGCTTACGTGACCACGGACACCGCGGCTTCCACAGTACCCCGGTCTGCGACCTCTGAGCCTTCGGTTTTACAAACTCTGGTCAGTACGCTGAGGTCATTGCAAGAAAGCGCAGTAGTATTCCCGCCTCTTCAAGCCGCTATCGGAGGACTGGTATCCTGCGTTGAACGTATCGAG TTGAGCGTGACGCACCACAATGAGATGGTCGATCTGGCGACAAGGCTGAGTTCACTTAGCGCGTCGCTCCGTCGGCACATAGAAGTGTCTAAGTCAGATGAGGTTTCGGAGTTCCTTGAAGCAAAGGCAAG GTCCGTCGAAGAGCAAGTGGACATCATCCGCAGCAAGCAGGGCCGCGGAAAAACAGGGTACTACAGGCAAGCCGAACAAGATGAAGAAGACATACTGCGAGGATACAGGCGCATAGCTGAGATTCTTGGCGATCTACAG ACCGAGGCAAGCTTGAACATGTGGCACATAGTTGCAGAGCAGCGCGCG GACTCACGTCTCGACGCTTTATCACCTGCTGACTCCGCCGTCTACAACTCGCTTTTATCCCACGAGGTCAATCGCAGGGCGTGTACCAAGAACACTCGATCGCAGATCCTGCGTGAGCTCGATCAGTGGTCGCTCGACCAGACCAAGCCCAACGTGTTCTGGATGAACGGAATGGCCGGAACGGGCAAGACAACCATTGCATACACCTTTGCCAAGTCTCTCAACGACCGCGGCGCACTCGGCGCTAGTTTCTTTTGCACGCGCACTTCGGACGAATGCCGGGACGTGGGAAGAATCGTGCCAACTATTGCGCACCAGCTTGCGCAGTACTCGCCATCATTCCGGTCGGCGCTGTTGCGGGTTTTGGAGAGAGAGCCCAGGGTCAAGTCGCAATCGATCGACAGTCAATACGAGAAACTGATCAAGGAGCCGCTATCGAAGGTCAAAACCAAGATGACAAAGGGGCTTGTGGTGGTGATCGATGCACTGGATGAATGCAACAATCCGAACGGCGTTGGGACAATCCTTGATGTGCTGTTCCGAATCGCCCCTGGTCTGCCTCTGAAGTTCTTCGTCGCCAGCCGACCCGAGCCGGACATCCGCCACAGGGTCGAGGCGCAGCCTGAACACAGTCGGTCGATGTGCGCGCTGCATGACATCGAGGCGTTGCTTGTGCAAGCGGACATCGAGCTATACATCCGTGACGAGCTTCCTGACAGCGTGTCCGAGTCTGATCTCATCCAACTTGCGAACCTGTCGAAGAACCTGTTCATATATGCGGCCACGGCAATTCGGTACATCCGAAGAAAAGGAACTATGGTTGACCAGGATCGACTTGAAGCTATTCTCAGCTCGGCCCTCAATTTAGGTTCGCGACACGCCGCCATTGACGAGCTGTATACTACGATTCTGAAGGCTGCAACCGATGAGCTAGAGCAAGATCCCGAAGAGCAAGAGCAGATGCGTCGGATACTCTGGACGGCAGTTTGCGCGAGAGAGCCGGTCGACGTCGACACGCTCGCAGCGCTCACCGGCATAAAGCCGACAAAAGCCGACATGCTGCTGCAGTCCCTTTACTCGGTGCTGCACGTGTCAGGACGGAAGAGCAAGATCACCACGCTGCATGCATCGTTCCCGGACTTTCTGTTTGACAAGGCACGATCGACACGGTTCTACTGCGACGAGGCAAAGCACAGTCAGCTGCTGGGCGAACGCTGCTTCAAGGTGATGGAAGACCAGCTGCGGTTCAACATATGTGGTCTGGAAAGCTCGTTTGTAACTGATAGCGAAGTAGAGAACATAGAAGACCGGATAACAAGGTCAATCTCGCCGGCGCTATCGTATACTGCGCATTATTGGGGAGACCATGTAGTCAAGAGCACGCCCTGTGAGGCGGTTCGGAAAGGGCTGAGATACTTCCTATCGTATCGACTGCTGTCCTGGATGGAAGTGATGAGCCTGAAGCGTACGCTCGACAAGGGCATCAGCATGCTGTCGGCGCTTAATCCATGGCTGACG GGCGAAAGCGGATCATCAGATCTGATGCAGTCAGTGAATGACTCGCGGATCTTTGTGTCAAAGTATGCGGCCGGATCGGTCTCGCAGTCGAcgccgcatatatacatctcgGCATTGGCATTTTGCCATCACTCAAGCTCGGTACATAAGCAGTACTGGGGTCGTACTCGGGGGCTCCTTCGTCTGCAAGGGTCTGCAATAgaacaaagtcaaacggcGATACTGGCAACATGGCCGATCCACTCGACTCCCCACTCGCTAGCATTCTCTCCCGCTGAGTCTCGATTTGCAGTTGGATGTTATAATGGCACAGTTCACATATTGCATGGTCATAGCGGAGCGGTTGCTCTGGGACCCCTCGAGGGGCACACCGAATTCGTCAACTGTGTAGTATTCTCTCCCGACGGATCGCTGCTTGCCTCTGCTTCTAACGACGGCACAGTTCTTGTCCGGGATGCACAAACGGGCAACTGCATATATGACGTCATCCGGGGGCATAATGATCGGGTGATGTCAGTGTGTTTTTCGCCGAATGGCAAGCATCTCCTCTCGGGGTCCAGGGACCAGACAACACGGATGTGGGACAGTGGCAACGGCAGTCTCATACccaactccatcaaacgccatCCTGACGGAGTCAACTGCAcggcattctctcctgatggcaagCTTATTGCATGTGGCTTGTGGAGCCACGAGCGTCCTATTGTTGTTTACGACGCATCCACTGGCGAATCGCTCCCATTTCCATTCGACGCTCATCAATCCCCAGTCTCTTCAATCGCCTTTTCACCAAACAGCAAGCACCTTCTCACCGGCCATGTGTATGGTGATCTGCGCGTCTTGAGTCTAGATGATGGTACCGCCACACACTCCCCACCCAAAGTACACAGCCAGGAAATCACATCCATTCGGTTTTCGCCACTCGGAGACAAACTCGTCACTGGCTCTCATGATAAgtgcgtgtatatatgggaTGTAGAGAACGGCTACTCGAGCCCTTGCCTACTTGGCACACACGACGACCATGTTTCCTCCACggcgttctcacccgacggcacacGAGTTGCATCATGCTCACAGAGGGGCGTCAAGATGTGGAATGCACTCCACTCGACATCTGCTCACACCTCGCACCGGAACACACCAACCGAGGGTGTCCGCTCCATTGCCATCTCGCCTGACGGGTCACGCATCGCCGCAGCGGGTTTTGACAAAGTGATCTATATGTTCAACGCACACGACGGCACTCCCATTCTCGAGCCACTTGTCGGACATACCAATACGATCTTCTCGGTGGCGTTCTCTCCCAACGGAAGGTACCTTGCTTCAGGCGGTATTGACGGGATATGTTTGTGGGATGCCACCAGTGGCAAGCTGCTCTCAGATGGGCTTGGAGTGGATGAAGGCTGGGTTGATTCGATTTCGCTCTCACCCAATAGTAGGCACATTGTTTCTGCCTCGCATGCCTGGAAGACCTCGAACCAGAAGATAACATGTGTAAGGGTGTGGGAGGTGGATGATGGGACTCTGACGCCTACCAACCTGGTTAGAAGACACGAAGATGAGGTCGAATCTGTAGCATTCTCCCCCGATGGCGAGCGCGTTGTTTCGGGCTGTGGTGATAGAAATATTCGTATGTGGGACTCGAAGACGCTGTCGCTCGTGTTCAATCCGTTCGGGTCGTGGAAGTATACAAGTGACATTACATCAGTGATATTCTCGTTCGATGGCAGGCTTGTTGCCTCCGCATCCTCTGATGGCACTATCTGCATCTTCGACTCACACAGTGGTGGCTTAGTTCTAGGTCCCCTCGACGCACATCAGTACTCGGTTGAGTCGATTGtgttctcacccgacagcTGTCATATCGCATCTGGCTCGGTTGATGGAAGCGTTCGAGTGTGGAGGGTGGCGGACGGAGCTCCTGCATGTGAGCCACTTCAAGGACATCAGGGTTGGGTTGACTCGGTGGTATATTCATCCGACGGCGCATACATCGTATCGGGCTCAAGGGACTCGACGATTCGAGTATGGAAGGCACCAGGAACAGGCGCTACACCCGGGCCGTCCGGACCTGACCCTTTAACGGCAGATCTGAGAGAACGCCACCGTGCGATAGCTGGTGGACTGACAATCGATGGTAATGGGTGGGTGCGAAACCGCCACTCGCAGCTGCTGTTCTGGGTTCCATCCGATATGCTCAAGCTTTTTCCCGCTCTTGAGAGTgtatataccattggacctGAAGGCATACTCCACACGGATTATAACCAGCCCCTTTTGCTCGGTGAGGAGTGGCATGGATGCTATGTGGGCTGA